Genomic window (Phragmites australis chromosome 5, lpPhrAust1.1, whole genome shotgun sequence):
CCATCATCAGACGAcaaaagcaaaccaaaccaaGCAACCGAGCAGAGCCAATAGAAACAGAACTATGGAGTAGCCTGTATATGCAACATAAACGATGACAGTGGACTCTGACTCAATGCACCTGGTAAAGGTGCATGCTTTATACTAACAATCATATTAATGCATGAATGAAAGACATCGTATCTCAGTGTACTGAACCAACTGACAGGTAGGCAAGGCCAAATAAATAATTTTGCAGCTCAagatgcaaataatcaaataGACAGGCTCCTACACTGTCAGTGAACAGTGTAATCAAAGTGTAGTGGataacaaaactacaaataaCCTTATCCAAAGTAGCATATCTTAATGAAgtgaattattttcatacatagGCCTCATGAATTGCCCTGCTGTGGAGAGAAACTGTACATCAAAGTTGCTTAATCTGTTAAAAGCTAGAAACAGCAATAGCAACACATATGGTACAAGAAGAATCAAACAGGAAATTATTGTGATTGATCTGCATGGTCGACGTTTCTGGACGGAACCTAAGCTCAAAAAAACAAACAGGCAAAAGTGGTGTggataattaaattaaaattttcccTGTTATGCACGCTATAACTTGACAAAAAAAAGCTTGACAGAAAAGGTAATTTTTTTGTGATCAGTTTGATCGCAGTGAGCTGACAAGGGAAAAAGGAAATAGCAAACCTTGTCGgtacaagaaaaaaattgtgCTTCCTAACTCTCCATTCCTTAGATCCCCCATATAGTTCCAACAACACTTTTTTAGATCAATACATGCAAAACCAGAAGTAAATCATCTTCTCAAATGCATTACTGCCAACAACCAAGAGCACCTCTTAGGAATCTAACTTAAAACAAATGCTCTGTTGTTAAAAAAACTCAGGCAACACAGCCTTTGATCTTGTTTCGATAGGTTGGATTAGATCCATCACTTTGTATCGGTGGGGAAGATGAAGTAATTTCCGTGCCAATCCGAGGGAATTGGGTATAATCCTTATTTATCCAAACAAGCCCTTCTAGGAATTGTTGCCTTTCTACCAAAAATGAAATTGTCAATTCATACCAACCATATTCGTTGCAAATCTCCATGGCACAATCTAATCCCAACCAAAACACTTCATCAAAGAACAATAACCAATGTCTCCAAGAAAATGTATAGCTCTACCTCAACACCTGCCAAACACTCTCAATTCAAAGCTGCCTAATCCAATTTGATGACCAGTGCAAGATCCTAATCGGTAATCATCCACTAAAAGCATCCATCCAAGCACATAGGCAGAAGCTAGCATTCGAGCACGAACTGCATCAATAATCGACTAATTAGGGGAAAGTAGGAGGACGAAGGAGCTCACTTCCAGGGGACATCACCGACGAGCATCCAGTCGCCGTCCTTGTCCTCGTACGTCGGCACGTACTCCGTCCCGTTCACCGCGTCCACCAGCTTCCTCTCGTCGTCGGCGAACTTCCCTGCGCCATCCAGCCAAACCATCCTCATCAGCTGGAACACTCAAATCAAACGGAGCAAAGAGCTGCAGGAACCAAAAGCAAGAGGTGGGTAGTACTCACGGATGGTGAAGTGGGAGAAGAACTTGTACTGGAGCGCGCAGAGGAGCTGGTCGTAACCGGCATAGGCCTCCAGGTCCACCTTCCGCAGGTAGGGTGCGCCGTCGACGACCAGCTTGACGAACTTGGCAGCCTGCTTGGCCTTGCTGGACCCCACGACATCGGCGAGCGCGTTCTTGCGGTACGACCTAACCGGCGGCCACCCCACCACCCGCGCAAGGGACGGATGAAAGCGGCCGTCCAAGGGTGcaatggcccggccgtgccgcgacgcCACAAACGTGCACCTAAGGGCATGAAATGGCACAAACGGGTGAAAACGACGCGGGAGGCCGAGCGGATGAAAACGGCACCAgacgtggcagatggcccgacTGTGCCGAGACGCCCACAAAcatgcgcccaagggcacgaaatgGCCGAAGTAGGTGAAAACGGCACCAGGAGGCCAGGACGGATGAAAACGGCTGTCCAAGGACGCAAAACAGCCGAAACGTGTGAAAACGGCACCAGACatccgagacggatgaaaacagCCGCGACGGATGAAAACGTGCCCCCAAatgcacgaaacggccgatacggatgATAAGGGCACCGAGAGGCCGAGACGGCCCGGGCGTGCGGGGACGACCGAAAACGTGCAGCCGAGGCTACCGCATGGCCAAGTTTGATGAAAACGATGCTAGGAGGCCAAGACAGGTGAGAACGGCGCTGGGACGCCCAGACGGCCCGGGTGCGCCGAAACGCCCAAAAACGTAAGCTATGGGCCACCGAACGGCTCGGGCATGCCAGGGCGACAAAAAACGTGCGCTATAGGCCACATGACAGCCAAGACGAATGAAAACAGCTCCGAGAGACCGAGACGGCCTGGGCGTGCCAGGACGCTATAAAACATGAGCTATAGGCCACCGAATGGCCGAAACGTGTGAAAATAGCACTAGGCGTACAACACGGCCCGGGCGTGGCAAGGGTCCCAAAAACATGAGCTATAGGCCACCGGGACTTTGAGACGGTCCCAGGCATGGCAAGGGTCTCGGGATGCCCGAAATCGTGCG
Coding sequences:
- the LOC133918662 gene encoding auxin-responsive protein IAA17-like isoform X1 produces the protein MSGAVFTRFGCFASLDSRFHPSWPPGAVFTYFGHFVPLGACLWASRHSRAICHVWCRFHPLGLPRRFHPFVPFHALRCTFVASRHGRAIAPLDGRFHPSLARVVGWPPVRSYRKNALADVVGSSKAKQAAKFVKLVVDGAPYLRKVDLEAYAGYDQLLCALQYKFFSHFTIRKFADDERKLVDAVNGTEYVPTYEDKDGDWMLVGDVPWKYGIYSFLKCCTPCSLLTWFWHCGSPANCVIL
- the LOC133918662 gene encoding auxin-responsive protein IAA15-like isoform X2, with the protein product MSGAVFTRFGCFASLDSRFHPSWPPGAVFTYFGHFVPLGACLWASRHSRAICHVWCRFHPLGLPRRFHPFVPFHALRCTFVASRHGRAIAPLDGRFHPSLARVVGWPPVRSYRKNALADVVGSSKAKQAAKFVKLVVDGAPYLRKVDLEAYAGYDQLLCALQYKFFSHFTIRKFADDERKLVDAVNGTEYVPTYEDKDGDWMLVGDVPWK